TTAAAGTCGTAGGAAACTGTACTCTTAGTGCATAAACGCTCGGTAATCTCTCTGCAAACATTGCAATGTTCTTCAAGCTTCTGACTTCCATCAAACTTAAAAGATTAGGAGTTACATTCGCTGGCATCTTCGGTCTGATCTGGCTATTTCTTGAACCAGGAGGACTTTTTCTACCTGAATGGTTCAATTGGGGATGGTGGGGTTATGGTGGGTTGGTTTCCCTTTCCTTACTGATTGCGCTCGCACTGAACTTTCCTCGCCTTTCGGTTTCTAGGTCATTGTCTTCACCCAATACCACGATAGAGATTAGGATAGGAGACCTCTTTGATGAACCTGGGCACCTAGTCATTGGGACTAACGATGTTTTCGATACGGAATTGGGGGAAGTCATCAAACCCTCAAGTGTGCAAGGGCAATTACTCACGCGAGTGTATCAGAGCGACCAAAGACGCTTGGATGATGAGATCGATATTGCTTTAGAGCCTCTAAAGGCTAAC
This genomic stretch from Coleofasciculus sp. FACHB-1120 harbors:
- a CDS encoding macro domain-containing protein, which gives rise to MFFKLLTSIKLKRLGVTFAGIFGLIWLFLEPGGLFLPEWFNWGWWGYGGLVSLSLLIALALNFPRLSVSRSLSSPNTTIEIRIGDLFDEPGHLVIGTNDVFDTELGEVIKPSSVQGQLLTRVYQSDQRRLDDEIDIALEPLKANKKREPNKKKGKIWRYPIGTTLVLGSPDKRFFLNAYGSMGNDLRVKSTADDIWHSLSSLWEQVRLKGHGLEVAIPVIGSDLARTNLPRMTLTKLIVISFIAASKKDFITKKLTVVIYPKDLDSVDFYALEDFLDSTCF